The Leptospira kmetyi serovar Malaysia str. Bejo-Iso9 genome includes a window with the following:
- a CDS encoding DUF6817 domain-containing protein: MEPDPILLDQLKSLHAQGKEHLHGDLLTHLIGTFYILEEWGSSIDLCNAGLYHAVYGTFAFQDSLLETTARKEVENLIGSKAETLVYLYGTCDRNHLYAQFGNGKPILHKNRITDEVRVLEGRMLNELCELTAANELQLATTDDVFLKEYGSELKDLFERMDPYLSKNASNLCKSVFLEY; this comes from the coding sequence ATGGAACCGGATCCGATCCTTCTGGATCAACTCAAAAGTTTACACGCTCAGGGGAAAGAACATCTACACGGTGATCTTCTGACCCATCTGATCGGGACCTTTTACATCTTGGAGGAGTGGGGTTCCTCAATCGATCTATGCAATGCCGGTCTCTATCACGCTGTTTATGGAACGTTTGCCTTTCAGGATTCTCTTTTGGAAACGACCGCTCGTAAAGAAGTGGAGAACTTGATCGGAAGCAAAGCGGAAACGTTAGTCTATCTTTATGGAACCTGCGATCGGAATCATCTTTACGCTCAATTCGGAAACGGAAAACCGATTCTACATAAGAATCGGATTACGGACGAAGTCCGGGTTTTAGAAGGAAGAATGTTAAACGAACTCTGCGAATTAACGGCGGCCAACGAACTTCAACTCGCAACTACAGACGATGTGTTTCTGAAAGAATACGGATCGGAACTCAAGGATTTGTTCGAAAGAATGGATCCTTATCTTTCAAAAAACGCCTCGAATCTGTGCAAATCCGTTTTTTTGGAATATTAG
- a CDS encoding EamA family transporter — protein MKLSSAVLPFLFALIAAIGNAFYAYGQKKSAPTAGPFLFLIPTLIVCIFLLIVSLFFYKPGDWKNYLSQNRIYFWLSGAGLYFTFLGFYLLYSRYGTSYYILYAVLSILTTSIFVGAFLFSERLNLYHYFSILAAFAAILLFNLGQNVSK, from the coding sequence ATGAAATTGAGTTCCGCGGTTCTTCCGTTTCTTTTCGCCTTGATCGCCGCGATCGGAAACGCATTCTACGCGTATGGTCAGAAAAAATCCGCGCCGACTGCGGGGCCGTTTCTGTTTTTGATTCCCACGTTGATCGTTTGTATTTTTCTTTTGATCGTATCCCTGTTCTTTTACAAACCCGGGGATTGGAAGAATTATCTTTCTCAGAATCGGATTTATTTTTGGTTGAGCGGAGCGGGGCTTTACTTTACGTTCTTGGGATTTTATCTTCTTTATAGCAGATACGGAACTTCGTATTATATTTTATACGCCGTTTTGTCGATCTTGACGACTTCGATCTTCGTGGGCGCGTTTCTCTTTTCGGAACGTTTAAACCTGTATCATTATTTTTCGATCCTGGCCGCGTTCGCGGCGATTCTTCTTTTTAACCTCGGACAAAACGTTTCGAAATGA
- a CDS encoding NAD(P)/FAD-dependent oxidoreductase produces MIQELQLRVVPEVAGQDEALKNYVSKKIKIDSSEIRHIEVLGRSIDARQRTVYYNLKVLVFIREDFVEKPILLPDFPNVSNAEEVIVIGAGPAGLFACLQLILSGLKPVLLERGKDVSKRPFDLREVNIHHNVNEDSNYCFGEGGAGTYSDGKLYTRSKKRGNVRQILEWLVGFGADKDILVEAHPHIGTNKLPKIVRRIREKIVEMGGEVHFEKRVTDFLLNGNQMQGVVTKDGDKFHSKNVILATGHSARDIFELLYRKGIELELKPIAVGVRVEHKQSLIDSIQYRCDVRDPYLPPSPYSVVKQVEGRGVYSFCMCPGGVVAPCATKPEEIVTNGWSSSKRARPSANSGIVVELRMEDFQPFAKHGPLAAMEFQKAIEHKAWIAGGRTQKAPAQKLTDFVEGRISSDLPRTSYTPGITSVELKEVLPDFVYQSLRKGFREFDRSMKGYLTNEAIVHAPETRTSSPVCIPRDGETLQHIRIQGLYPCGEGAGYAGGIVSAAMDGIRSATACASAKAS; encoded by the coding sequence ATGATCCAGGAACTTCAGCTTCGCGTTGTCCCGGAAGTTGCGGGACAAGACGAGGCGCTTAAGAACTACGTTTCGAAAAAGATAAAAATCGATTCGAGTGAGATTCGTCACATCGAAGTTCTCGGACGTTCCATCGATGCGAGACAAAGAACGGTTTATTACAATCTTAAGGTTTTGGTTTTTATCCGAGAGGACTTCGTAGAGAAGCCGATTCTTCTTCCGGACTTTCCGAATGTTTCGAACGCGGAAGAGGTGATCGTGATCGGCGCCGGACCAGCGGGGCTTTTCGCTTGTCTTCAATTGATTCTTTCCGGTTTAAAACCGGTTCTTTTGGAAAGAGGAAAAGACGTCTCCAAACGACCTTTCGATTTACGAGAAGTGAATATTCATCACAACGTAAACGAGGATTCCAATTATTGTTTCGGAGAAGGCGGAGCGGGAACCTACTCGGACGGTAAACTTTACACAAGATCCAAAAAGAGAGGAAACGTTCGGCAGATTCTCGAGTGGCTCGTCGGATTCGGAGCGGACAAGGATATTCTCGTCGAAGCGCATCCTCATATCGGCACCAATAAACTTCCTAAGATCGTAAGACGAATCCGCGAAAAAATCGTGGAGATGGGCGGTGAAGTTCATTTCGAAAAAAGAGTGACCGACTTTTTATTAAACGGAAATCAGATGCAAGGTGTGGTTACGAAGGATGGGGACAAGTTCCATTCAAAAAACGTAATCCTTGCGACCGGTCATTCCGCGAGAGATATCTTCGAGTTGTTGTATCGGAAAGGAATCGAACTCGAACTCAAACCGATCGCGGTCGGCGTTCGAGTGGAACACAAACAGTCCTTGATCGATTCGATTCAATATCGTTGCGACGTGCGCGATCCTTATCTTCCTCCTTCTCCTTACAGCGTGGTGAAACAGGTCGAGGGGAGAGGGGTTTATTCTTTTTGTATGTGTCCCGGAGGAGTTGTCGCTCCTTGTGCGACGAAACCGGAAGAGATCGTTACGAACGGTTGGTCTTCTTCTAAACGGGCGCGGCCTTCCGCGAACTCGGGGATCGTAGTCGAGTTGAGAATGGAGGACTTTCAACCGTTCGCAAAACACGGTCCCTTGGCCGCGATGGAATTTCAAAAGGCCATCGAACATAAGGCTTGGATCGCCGGGGGTCGTACTCAAAAAGCCCCCGCTCAAAAACTTACGGACTTTGTGGAAGGAAGAATCTCTTCCGATCTTCCGAGAACTTCTTATACGCCCGGAATCACTTCTGTCGAGTTGAAAGAGGTTCTTCCGGACTTCGTTTATCAATCTTTACGGAAAGGTTTTCGGGAATTCGATCGTTCTATGAAAGGTTATCTTACGAACGAAGCGATCGTTCACGCTCCCGAAACAAGAACCTCTTCTCCGGTTTGTATTCCGCGGGACGGAGAAACCTTACAACATATTCGGATTCAAGGTTTGTATCCCTGCGGAGAAGGCGCGGGTTACGCGGGAGGAATCGTTTCCGCCGCCATGGATGGAATCCGATCTGCGACGGCCTGCGCTTCCGCGAAGGCGAGTTGA
- a CDS encoding MFS transporter, with protein sequence MNAVKNKNAFLICMLLGLGSVLGLSGIDLVLPSIPSLPEILGGDQTRSQFVIASFIAGTAFGMILFGNVSSKIGTSSLLFFSLTLYAIASFVCSFAENLDVLILCRFFQGLFSSAPAVLAPGIAKNLYDEKGATKALGMLGSVESLVPALAPILGVWLLTFGTWKYSFFLTASLSILLALVFLFIRIDSVGVPSNGKRGSYLSLLKSPVFQRYSLSQALNLGGLLVFVFGAPVVIVKTMHSDISKFAQMQTIGVAFFIAGAVLSPSVLSRKLKPESLITIGTFCSLISSILLVVYSIFGNNDPNVVLMIFPLMNVGLGLRGPTGFLRGIISANGDDNRASSLILLSIITVTSGGTALIAPFLNYGLFALSLFAGCLHLAACLILLFLPKLPEP encoded by the coding sequence ATGAACGCCGTAAAAAATAAAAACGCATTTTTGATTTGTATGCTCCTCGGACTCGGTTCCGTTTTGGGACTTTCCGGGATCGACTTGGTTCTTCCGAGCATTCCTTCCTTACCCGAAATTTTGGGCGGCGATCAGACGCGTTCCCAGTTTGTGATCGCGTCCTTTATCGCGGGAACCGCTTTCGGGATGATTCTTTTCGGAAACGTTTCGTCCAAGATCGGAACTTCTTCTCTTCTTTTTTTCTCGCTTACGTTATACGCCATTGCTTCCTTTGTTTGTTCCTTTGCGGAGAATCTGGACGTTCTGATTCTTTGCAGATTCTTTCAAGGGCTTTTCTCTTCCGCACCCGCCGTTCTGGCTCCGGGGATCGCAAAAAATCTTTACGACGAAAAGGGAGCGACCAAGGCTCTTGGAATGTTGGGAAGCGTGGAATCTTTGGTTCCCGCGCTGGCTCCGATTTTAGGAGTTTGGCTTTTGACTTTCGGGACTTGGAAGTATTCTTTTTTTCTCACCGCATCTCTTTCCATTCTTCTTGCGCTTGTTTTTTTGTTCATTCGCATCGACAGCGTCGGCGTTCCATCGAACGGAAAACGAGGATCTTATCTTTCCTTACTAAAATCCCCCGTCTTTCAAAGATATTCTCTCAGCCAAGCCTTGAACTTAGGCGGTTTGTTGGTTTTCGTTTTCGGCGCTCCGGTTGTGATCGTGAAAACGATGCACTCGGATATCTCCAAGTTCGCGCAGATGCAAACGATCGGAGTCGCGTTTTTTATCGCGGGCGCGGTTTTATCTCCTTCCGTTCTGAGTCGAAAACTCAAACCGGAAAGTTTGATTACGATCGGAACCTTTTGTTCTTTGATCTCTTCGATTCTTTTGGTAGTATATTCAATTTTTGGAAACAACGATCCGAATGTTGTTCTTATGATTTTTCCTTTGATGAACGTCGGCTTGGGACTTCGCGGACCGACCGGATTTTTAAGAGGAATCATCTCCGCGAACGGAGACGACAACCGGGCTTCTTCCCTGATTCTTCTTTCGATCATTACGGTCACTTCGGGCGGAACCGCGCTCATCGCTCCGTTTTTGAACTACGGCCTTTTCGCTTTGAGTTTATTTGCGGGTTGTTTGCATTTGGCGGCTTGTTTGATTTTACTTTTCCTGCCTAAGTTGCCCGAACCTTGA
- a CDS encoding RNA polymerase sigma factor — MENGELIPHLFRTEYGKIVSVLSKRFGLDRMEIAEDIASETFLTASQVWGIKGVPQNPSAWLYNVAKNKAKNFLQRDSLYSDKILPELKRAHTTSLENSCEKDVDLTSHNILDSQLQMMFTICHPSISEEAQIGLSLRILCGFGIEEIADAFLTNKETINKRLFRAKEKLKEEKIRIELPSSSEIEDRLNVVLRTIYLLFNEGYLSASQNEILRKDLCLEAFRLCRILAENEITNLPQTNALLSLICFHSSRFAARQNERGESILYEDQDPDLWDRNLIVQGGYFLSLSAKGDHISKYHLEAEIAYWHTQKEDSRNKWENILQVYDRLLKIEYSSFADLNRIYVFSKVNGKEAALLEAKKLSLNENRFYHALLGELYSNFDDVKAKASFEKALSLAKTQSDRSALQKRIDRF, encoded by the coding sequence ATGGAGAATGGAGAATTAATACCGCATCTTTTTCGAACGGAATACGGAAAGATCGTTTCCGTTCTTTCCAAACGTTTCGGTCTGGATCGTATGGAAATTGCGGAGGACATCGCGAGTGAAACTTTTTTAACCGCGTCTCAGGTTTGGGGAATCAAAGGGGTTCCTCAAAATCCGAGCGCGTGGTTGTATAACGTCGCGAAGAATAAGGCCAAAAATTTTCTACAACGCGATTCCTTATACTCGGATAAGATCCTTCCCGAACTCAAAAGGGCGCATACTACGTCCTTGGAAAATTCTTGTGAAAAGGATGTAGATCTTACTTCGCATAACATTCTGGACAGTCAACTTCAGATGATGTTTACGATCTGTCATCCTTCGATTTCGGAGGAAGCGCAGATCGGTTTATCGCTTCGTATTCTTTGCGGTTTCGGAATCGAGGAGATTGCGGACGCGTTTTTGACGAATAAGGAAACGATCAACAAACGTTTGTTTCGCGCCAAAGAGAAATTGAAAGAGGAAAAGATTCGGATCGAACTTCCGAGTTCCTCCGAGATCGAGGATCGTTTAAACGTTGTTTTGCGAACGATCTATCTTTTGTTCAATGAAGGATATCTTTCCGCGAGTCAAAACGAGATTCTTCGGAAGGATCTTTGTCTGGAAGCGTTTCGTTTGTGTCGCATTCTCGCCGAAAACGAAATCACAAACCTTCCTCAGACGAACGCGCTTTTATCCCTGATTTGTTTTCATTCTTCCCGATTTGCCGCGAGACAAAACGAAAGGGGAGAATCGATTCTTTACGAAGATCAGGATCCGGATCTTTGGGATCGGAATCTCATCGTTCAAGGCGGATATTTTCTGAGTCTTTCGGCAAAGGGAGATCATATTTCTAAATATCATCTGGAAGCGGAAATAGCGTATTGGCATACTCAAAAAGAAGATTCTCGGAATAAATGGGAGAATATTCTGCAGGTCTACGATCGCTTGCTAAAAATTGAATATTCTTCCTTTGCCGATTTGAATCGGATCTACGTTTTTTCCAAAGTGAACGGAAAGGAAGCCGCGCTCCTCGAAGCGAAAAAACTCTCACTCAACGAGAATCGTTTTTATCATGCGCTTTTAGGAGAACTCTACTCGAATTTTGACGATGTAAAAGCGAAAGCGAGTTTTGAAAAGGCCCTTTCTCTTGCAAAGACTCAATCCGACCGGTCTGCTCTTCAAAAAAGAATAGATCGCTTCTGA
- a CDS encoding YciI family protein, whose product MEEFLILMRLDLLTKEAQPSPEQLETYMKQYHDWVGKIISDQKFSGGTGLSTEGKVIRSGGIVTDGPYVDIKESIAGFIVIKAKDFEEATNIAKQCPILNGEGNSVEVRKVMGVHENK is encoded by the coding sequence ATGGAAGAATTCTTAATTTTAATGCGACTGGATCTTTTGACAAAGGAAGCCCAACCTTCTCCGGAACAACTCGAAACGTATATGAAACAATATCACGATTGGGTGGGAAAAATCATTTCCGATCAAAAATTCTCCGGAGGAACGGGCTTATCGACGGAAGGCAAAGTGATCCGATCGGGCGGCATCGTAACCGACGGTCCTTATGTGGATATCAAAGAATCGATCGCGGGTTTTATCGTAATCAAAGCGAAGGACTTCGAAGAAGCAACGAACATCGCGAAACAATGTCCGATCTTAAACGGAGAAGGGAACAGCGTGGAAGTCAGAAAGGTCATGGGTGTCCACGAGAACAAATAG
- a CDS encoding alpha/beta hydrolase: protein MIRKRWVWPILILPFLVLLIVCAGLWSASNQLLFPSWHGVVQDLSVCNQDAEKHWGKNCGNLRTTKEYEFKEVQILSINGYRLPGWMIETEPNGFARARGAIVLVHGGGSDRREMTRHLRFFLKNKLDVLTFDLGCHGEAPCPVEGLTYGQRESRDVFSSYLYLSKKYQKVYAMGSSIGAGSILIALPQMPKLNGVIVENPMESFQRLISDSPEAQSAPKKFVQAMIDLSMLRGKFDGLLSPKNSLPLANGIPIYFVHSRKDRVVSYRQTQELFDLYAGPKTIWLPDFGDHGTIRETNPAEYEQKLSNFLMRTE from the coding sequence CCGGACTTTGGTCCGCGAGCAATCAACTTTTATTCCCGTCTTGGCACGGAGTCGTTCAGGATCTTTCCGTTTGTAACCAAGATGCGGAAAAACATTGGGGTAAGAACTGCGGAAATTTAAGAACGACGAAAGAATACGAATTCAAAGAGGTTCAAATTCTTTCCATAAACGGTTACCGACTTCCGGGTTGGATGATCGAAACTGAACCGAACGGATTTGCTCGAGCAAGAGGAGCGATCGTTTTGGTTCACGGGGGCGGAAGCGATCGAAGAGAAATGACGCGACATCTTCGATTCTTTTTAAAAAACAAACTCGATGTGTTGACCTTTGATCTCGGTTGTCACGGAGAAGCGCCTTGTCCGGTAGAAGGATTGACGTACGGGCAAAGAGAATCGCGGGACGTATTCTCTTCTTATCTTTATCTTTCGAAAAAATATCAAAAAGTTTACGCAATGGGTTCTTCGATCGGAGCGGGTTCGATTCTGATCGCATTGCCTCAAATGCCGAAGTTGAATGGAGTTATCGTCGAGAATCCGATGGAGAGTTTTCAAAGATTGATCTCGGATTCTCCCGAAGCGCAATCTGCGCCGAAGAAGTTCGTTCAGGCGATGATCGACTTATCGATGTTACGCGGTAAGTTCGACGGATTGTTGAGCCCGAAAAATTCTTTGCCGCTTGCAAATGGAATTCCGATTTATTTCGTTCACAGTCGAAAAGATCGAGTCGTTTCCTATCGGCAAACGCAGGAATTGTTCGACTTATATGCGGGGCCTAAGACGATTTGGCTTCCCGATTTCGGAGATCACGGAACCATTCGAGAAACGAACCCGGCCGAGTATGAACAAAAACTTTCGAACTTTTTAATGCGAACGGAGTAA